A stretch of DNA from Triticum dicoccoides isolate Atlit2015 ecotype Zavitan chromosome 2A, WEW_v2.0, whole genome shotgun sequence:
GCGCGCGGACAACGGCGCCAACAGGAAGGTCGGCGTGGACTACCTCGGCGGCGGCGAGGTCAGCGTCTCCTACTCCGGCGTCCTCCTCGCGACGGGCCGCTGGCCGGCCTTCTACCAGGCGCCGAGGAACGTGACGCTGATCTCGATGCCGCTCTCCGGGAGGGACGGCGTGGGTGTGGCCCTCACGGACGATCAGAGGGGGCGGCTGGCGGAGCAGGCCGCTGCGGGCGCCGTGCCGCTGACGGTGGAGGCGCGGGTGCCGGTGCGGGTGAGGCTCGGGAAGGTGCTGCGGACGTGGACCGTGGACGTGTGGGCGCGGTGCGAGGTCACGGTGGACAGGATCGACGGCGAGACGACGGCCGCCAACAGGGGGTGCAGGGTCAAGGCCAAGCCgctctggtggtggtggtgatcgCCGGGGCGGCGTGAACACCATGCACGGAGGATCTTTGATAAGATCACGGGGTGCATGCAAATGGTACAATCAACGAGCAGCAGAGCATTCTGATCAGTTGTAGATGCACGTATGCTACCTCGAAGTTGTAGACGAA
This window harbors:
- the LOC119352094 gene encoding NDR1/HIN1-like protein 13, producing the protein MADRVHPAPLLPLSIPPAPPTDNSVAAAETAPLRSTAAAPGASYVVHVPKDQALRVPPPDRKLAARPARRRMLRRACCGACCALLLLLVLAAAFVGAAYLVFRPRAPSFSVTSLSVAGLLDPSPAQLDAAVRADNGANRKVGVDYLGGGEVSVSYSGVLLATGRWPAFYQAPRNVTLISMPLSGRDGVGVALTDDQRGRLAEQAAAGAVPLTVEARVPVRVRLGKVLRTWTVDVWARCEVTVDRIDGETTAANRGCRVKAKPLWWWW